A window from Drosophila yakuba strain Tai18E2 chromosome 3L, Prin_Dyak_Tai18E2_2.1, whole genome shotgun sequence encodes these proteins:
- the LOC6533463 gene encoding protein spaetzle 5, with the protein MTKSIRRPPPFSCNQVLLTYVILAYTVAAHSSPPPCGLYGAPPCQFLPAPPGQTPTCARPGKTYCEHADNYPTYLIKSLVRKWGYEAATLLVDETWEDFAAVAWHDTPVFYDPKSIFPPRDPNAQDFNGYSYQTPFGGNAQRPTGGGNSLFASSPSTEAPTYLLYTSSGGGHRSGHRYNSQGGGTSSSGGHVYFNHGGKSTPYNATLWLKRLVRDLSRKQKQADEVKEEGVVQPEDEQTEAAKEQDDPAEDHSQSKRDVSLNMDLLDIVGVEAPNPLKKRSRTKRQSPGRSTLCQTTSQFITPQAALNSRGNWMFVVNEQNTARQMVKAELCASNTCSNLCELPNGYNSRCEQKFVQKRLIALQGNGQNLYTDTFWFPSCCVCTIAAN; encoded by the exons ATGACAAAAAGTATTAGACGTCCGCCCCCCTTTAGTTGTAACCAAGTTCTCCTTACCTATGTG ATACTAGCTTATACAGTAGCCGCCCACAGCTCGCCCCCGCCATGTGGCCTCTATGGAGCCCCGCCTTGCCAGTTCCTTCCGGCGCCACCTGGACAGACGCCCACCTGTGCCCGTCCAGGAAAGACGTACTGCGAGCACGCGGATAACTATCCCAC ATATCTCATCAAGAGCCTCGTTCGAAAGTGGGGCTATGAGGCCGCCACTCTGTTGGTGGACGAAACGTGGGAGGATTTTGCGGCTGTGGCGTGGCACGATACTCCCGTCTTCTACGATCCCAAGTCCATCTTCCCGCCCCGGGATCCCAATGCCCAGGACTTTAATGGATATAGTTATCAGACACCATTCGGTGGTAATGCCCAGAGGCCGACTGGCGGTGGCAACTCGCTCTTCGCCAGCAGTCCCTCCACGGAAGCGCCCAC GTATCTTCTGTACACCTCCTCCGGTGGAGGTCATCGCTCGGGCCACCGTTACAACTCCCAGGGCGGAGGCACCTCATCTTCCGGCGGTCACGTGTACTTCAATCACGGCGGCAAATCGACTCCCTACAATGCCACGCTCTGGCTGAAGCGCTTGGTCAGGGATCTCAGTCGGAAACAGAAGCAGGCCGACGAGGTTAAGGAGGAGGGGGTGGTGCAGCCGGAGGATGAGCAGACGGAGGCGGCCAAGGAGCAGGACGACCCGGCAGAGGATCACTCACAAAGCAAGCGCGATGTCTCGCTCAACATGGATCTCTTGGATATTGTGGGCGTGGAGGCGCCCAATCCGCTGAAGAAGCGTTCGAGGACAAAGCGCCAAAGTCCGGGACGCTCCACCCTCTGCCAGACGACCTCGCAGTTCATCACCCCGCAGGCGGCACTGAATAGTCGCGGCAACTGGATGTTTGTGGTCAATGAGCAGAACACCGCGCGCCAAATGGTCAAGGCGGAGCTTTGCGC CTCGAACACCTGCTCGAACCTGTGCGAATTGCCCAACGGCTACAACTCGAGATGCGAGCAGAAGTTTGTGCAAAAACGCCTAATTGCGCTCCAGGGCAACGGGCAGAATCTGTACACGGACACGTTCTGGTTTCCCAGTTGCTGTGTCTGCACGATAGCCGCCAATTAA